The DNA region GCGCTCGCCTGCCAGGGCGACGTGCCCGTAGTTCAACAGCCCGACGAACACGCTCCCGCCGACGACGTTCCCGAGCGTCGTCCAGAGCAGGAAGTGACCGAACTGGCCGGGCGCGACCCCCTGGCCGAGCGCCATCGCCGAGAGGAGCTCCGTCGTCCCCAGGATGCTGTGGTGGAACGGTCCGAACCCGATGACGGCCGTTCCGATGATCACGAAGAGTATCCGCCCGACCGTGTCGCGACTCGCCGCGGAGAGCCAGGTCACGAGCCCCATCAGCCAGCCGGCGACGACGCCGCTCAGGAAGATCACCCGGCCGGGGAACGGGAGCAACGCCGACGCCAGCGTCCCGAACGCGGCGGGCTCGACGATCCCCATCTGCGGCCCCAGCACGGCGACGAGTGCGGCGAACAGGCCGCACCCGAGGAGGTTCGAGACGTACGTCACCCCCCACACGCGACCGAGCCCCCGTACC from Halosimplex halophilum includes:
- a CDS encoding formate/nitrite transporter family protein — its product is MSSTSESEPSGASLSYRNILEREMENALKEIHRPPKGVFLSGLSAGLNLSFGALLMAMVLTYSGGFGSRLVQQATLGLVSSVAFLFVVVGQTELFTAHSTMAILPVIDGRASVRGLGRVWGVTYVSNLLGCGLFAALVAVLGPQMGIVEPAAFGTLASALLPFPGRVIFLSGVVAGWLMGLVTWLSAASRDTVGRILFVIIGTAVIGFGPFHHSILGTTELLSAMALGQGVAPGQFGHFLLWTTLGNVVGGSVFVGLLNYGHVALAGERQDVEFDAEDEAE